The sequence TTGCCGGCGGATGCCGTATTTTCTTATACAAAGACGCGATGGTACACGCCAAAACGATGACCGTCGACGGAATTTGGACAACCGTTGGTACCGCGAATTTTGATCGCCTATCAATGGCCGGCAATTACGAGGCTAACGCGGAAATCTTCGATCCGGGCGTTGCTGAGATTATGGAAGAAACGTTCCGACTTGATCTCACGAATTGCATCGAGCTAACTCGTGAATCATGGGATTCTCGCACCACACTAGCGTGGTTAGCTGAGAAACTCATGAAACCCTTGGCGCCGTTCGTTTAGACTCCAGCGTTAGTTTGTTGCCGGCATAACTCCAGTGGCGAGAAGTTCTTCGAACTGTTCTTCAGTCAGGATTGGAATCCCGAGTTCTTCGGCTTTAGCAGCTTTAGATCCAGCATTATCGCCGACGACGACGACGTCAGTTTTCTTCGATACCGATCCAGTTGCTTTACCACCGGCCGCGTTAATTGCTTCCTTTACACCATCGCGCGTGAAATTCGTCAGCGATCCGGTGGCAACGATTGTGAGGCCAGAAAGAGTTTGGGCAACCGCAGTGTGCTGTTCTTGTCGCACAAAATCAACACCAGCGTCCTGCCATCGGTCAACAATATTCAGATGCCACGGTTCCTCAAACCAGTTGAGGAATGACGAACCGATGATGTCTCCTACCCCATCGACGTCGGATAACTGGGCAAGGCTTGCTTGCCGCATGAGTGCTAGCGAATCGAATTCCTCCGCGAGCGCTTGGGATGCGACTGGGCCAACGTGCCGAATATTGAGAGCCACAATCTTGCGCCATAGGTCTTTGGTTTTCGCGGCTTCGAGTTGCTCAAGAATCATCAAAAGATTCTTGCCGGGTGCGGAAGGCTTACTGATCACTCGTTCGGTTCCCCGTCCGCTCCATTGAGGCTTAGTCCAAGCCGCACGCACATATTTCCAATCCCCAGTTGGTTCACCGGCGCGTTTGACTGGTTGCCAAACCCACACGTCTTTTACCTGCTCAGCGGTAAGATGGAACAAGTCCGCCTCAGTGTGCAAAACTGGGCGTTGCGCATGTGGAATACCAAGCTGGTCTAGCAGAGGTTCGGGAATGATATCTCGATGATCCACGATGGCACCATGGGAATCAACAATGCCGAAGTCGGCTAGTTTTTGGTTAGACAGTCGGATCGTATGCTGATGTCCCTGATCATCTTCAACCATGACGGCGCGCCCAGTGGCTAATGCCATTAATGCATCGGCACGGTTCTTGTCCGGGTTACACAACCAGGTTGCTGATTCTTCACCGAGACCTTCAATATCGAGTGCGCCGCGTGAACCGATATGGGCGACCCGTTGAGTCAATTGAGCTGGGCAGGACCGCTGGTTGGTACACCGCATGTCGACGTCGCCTTCAGTTATCGCGGCGATTGGTGCGCCGCAATCTGGGCACGTCGTTGGCATCACGAAATCAACTTCGGTGCCGTCCCGTTCACTTTCAATCGGGCCCACAACTTCTGGAATAATATCGCCAGCTTTGCGGACGACGACGACGTCACCAATCTTCACACCTTTACGGGCGACTTCCGACGGGTTATGCAATGTTGCTTGAGATACGGTAGAGCCGTCTACAAATACTGGGGTCATGACTGCATATGGGGTGACTCGCCCGGTGCGTCCTACTTGGACGCGAATGTCAAGTAACCGTGTTTGTACCTCGGTTGGCGGGAACTTGTAGGCTACGGCCCAGCGCGGAACGCGCGTGGTATATCCCAGCTGTTCTTGTATTGATCGATCGTCGATTTTGATCACTACGCCATCGAATTCAAAAGCTAACGAATCTCTCGCGTGCTGGTAAAAATCCAAGAATGCGTTAATTTCTTCAAGGGTGGACAACGTCTGAGTAACCTCAGAGACTGGCAGACCCCATTCTTTGAATGCCCGGTAGACGCCTTCTTGTCGGGAGAATGCGTCGGCCAACTCGTCACTAGCCCCTTGAATTTCTCCAATGCCATGAGCGATGAAGTCGAGCGAGCGCAAGGCAAGCGAGGAACTATCTTCTTGGCGCATCGTTCCTGATGCCGCGTTGCGCGGATTTACGAACTTCTTAATGTGTGCCTCGCGACGCTTCGTCGGAATTTCTGGTGTCCATTCTGATTGCGACAATTGAGCATTCTCTTGGCGAATACGTCGGTTGCGAGCCGCAATAGTTTTATTCGCCTGCGCGATCCGCTGATTCTTTTCATCAATCTGACCGTTTCGCTCATCGACCAACCGGTTATATTCTTCGAATGCACGAACCGGGAAAAAGACTTCCCGCGTATTTCGATGAGAGCTGGCCAGTTATTGCCCTGCAAGTGATGCGGGATTGTGCTAATGGCACGTACGTTACGGGTAACGTCTTCTCCTGTCACACCATCACCGCGAGTAGCGGCGCGTTCAAGCTCACCGTTTCGATAGGTCAGATTCAACGCCAGCCCATCGATCTTCACCTCAGTAGTGAAGTGCGCCTGAGCAGGCAATTCTTGACTGACGTTAGCAAACCATTCTGCTAATTCTGCACGGGAAAAAAACATCTTGCAAGGAATACATCCGTTGTATGTGAGTAACTGAGGGAAGTCCATTCCGCACCGGTTTGGCACCCACTTTCGTTGACGGCGAATCGGGAGACCATAACTGCGGGAAACGTTCTTCTAACTGACGTAGCTCACGCATCAACATATCGTAGGTAGCGTCTACCATTACTTGACCACCGCTGGAATAGTACACATCTTGAGCATGTAGTAGTTGGGGCGCTAGTACATGCCACCGCTTCTTGGCTTGATCAAAATTCTCCACGTCCACATATCCCATCGTATCGAAAAACACGTATCCTACATTGTATGACCATGGAAGAGTTTAATAGGTCCCCGAGTTTATCTGACACAGCTTTCGCTAGCTTTGTTGGGATAACTGGTTGTATCCCATTGTTAATCTCATATTCATCACTTTCACCTATTCAGATTGTCCAATTATGGCTCCTGAGTGTCAGTGGTGCCGCAATCGTCTCAGTTCGGCGATCCGATGCTAATCCGGCGAATATTATTTTCATTGTCTATTTATTATTTAGATGCCTATTTTACCCCAGTGCTTTGATGGCGTTAGATGTTATCGTACTTATCATGGTCTATTCCGCCAGCGTTCATGCTCGGTTAGCAATAGCAATCATAGTTATTTTATCTGCGTTGGGGGCTCTAGGACTATTATGGGTCCAATATTTGCCCCGCCACACGTGGCAAGACGCGACATTCTTTATTTGTCTTCTTGGCCTTGTAGGAACAACGGCATTGGCAGGTTTAGCCCGTCGTTCACAGCTCGATCAAGCTCTAAAATTTCAAGCAGCCCAAAACCTATTACAGCAAGAAACGATAGAAAATCAGCATGGCGCTGTCGTACGTGAACGTACTCGTATCGCACGGGATTTGCACGATATCGTTGCGCACACGTTAGGGGTAGTGATTGCACAAGCTGATGGCGGTCGTTATGCTGGACGCAAGAATCCAGAGCAAGCTTTGCACGCGCTAGACACAATTGCCGATATGAGTCGTGCTGCCTTAACCGATATTCGGTCGATTGTTGGTGTTTTTACGTGAGCCCAGTGAAGACACCTCAGATTTGTCACCACAACCAGTTACTCATGACATTGATAGTTTGGTCTCTCGCGTTAAAGAGTCTGGATATAACATAGCGTTCATTCAGCTTGGTTCGATACACTCCCTACCAGCAGGAATCGGAAACGTGTTGTATCGTATCTGCCAAGAATCCGTTACTAATGCAATGAAGCATGGTGGCCCTCAAATCTCAATCGTGATTAAATTAGAATGGCATGAGACTGAAGTCACATTATCTGTCATAGATAATGGCCGCGGTGCTTCCGTTCCAAATGATGGAAAAGGTAACGGAATTATTGGCATGACTGAACGTGCAGCCCTCTTTGGTGGCACACTAGATGCGGGGGCACGTCCTGGTGGCGGTTTTATTGTGCGGGCAACAATCCCCTACGATAGAAAGCCCTAAGAAAGGAACCCACGGTGACAGAAAATAAGATTCGTGTTGGCCTCGTTGATGATATGGATCTCATGCGTTCTGGTCTGACGATGGTTATTGATTCGCTAGATGACATGCAAGTCGTACTTTCAGCAAGTGACGGCCAACAAGCCCTCAATCGGTTACAGTCTGTACCTGTGGATGTCATTCTCATGGACGTCAGGATGGAAGGTATGGACGGACTGACAGCGACGCGGCAAATTACTAGTACCAAACTTCCCACTGGAGTCGATCCAAAGATCATCATCTTGACTACGTTCGATGAAGATGACTACATGATGGAAGGAATTCGAGCCGGCGCCTCGGGGTTTCTCCTCAAAGATGCTCCAACTGAACGTATGATTGAGGCTATCCGAACAATATATCGTGGGGATGCAGTTATTGCCCCCTCCACTACTCGCCGGCTCGTTGATAGATTAGCAAGCGAAACATATCGGATACATGCGAGTTGTCCTGCAATCCTTGATGTTTTAACCGATCGGGAACGCGAGGTTTTCCATCTTATTGCTCGTGGACTAACAAATACTGAAATTGCGGAACGTTTATTTGTCGCTGAGGCGACAGTCAAAACTCACGTTACTCGTATTTTTGCCAAGCTAGGAGTTCGAGATCGAGTCCAAAGCCGTTGTAGTAGCATACGAGGCTGGGATCGTTACTCCAGGACAAGGAGATCTCTAACTAACTAATGACTATTGCACAGCTAATCGACGTCTCGGTACATGCTCACATGACGCCACGAGATCGTGAAATAAAAAACGTTTCGATGTCATTCGAAAACGGAAAGTTCTCTGCTATCCTCGGCCCTAACGGATCTTCTAAATCACTGTTGATAGACGTCTTGGGTGGACTGTATCCAGTTTCAACAAGGACAAGTTATTACCTGGTGCATAGATATTACTCAAAGCACCTCGCATGAACTGGCAGATCTTCGCAGTGGTGATGTCGCTTTTGTGTTCAGCCAGCATAAACGTCGTCGACACGCTAACAATTAAAGAAAACATATTACTCGCACACACTATTTTCATCGCTTCCGTACGATAAAGATCTCTACGACGATGTCGTCCATTCTTTTGGTTTACATCGAGAGTTGCAGTCCTATCCGCGAGAAAATAGTGCTGATGTCCTACAGCGCGTCGCCATTGCACGTGCGGTATTGAAGAATACAAAACTGATTTTGGCACAAGAACCAACACGTTTTTTACGGCATGAA is a genomic window of Arcanobacterium phocae containing:
- a CDS encoding NAD-dependent DNA ligase LigA translates to MVDERNGQIDEKNQRIAQANKTIAARNRRIRQENAQLSQSEWTPEIPTKRREAHIKKFVNPRNAASGTMRQEDSSSLALRSLDFIAHGIGEIQGASDELADAFSRQEGVYRAFKEWGLPVSEVTQTLSTLEEINAFLDFYQHARDSLAFEFDGVVIKIDDRSIQEQLGYTTRVPRWAVAYKFPPTEVQTRLLDIRVQVGRTGRVTPYAVMTPVFVDGSTVSQATLHNPSEVARKGVKIGDVVVVRKAGDIIPEVVGPIESERDGTEVDFVMPTTCPDCGAPIAAITEGDVDMRCTNQRSCPAQLTQRVAHIGSRGALDIEGLGEESATWLCNPDKNRADALMALATGRAVMVEDDQGHQHTIRLSNQKLADFGIVDSHGAIVDHRDIIPEPLLDQLGIPHAQRPVLHTEADLFHLTAEQVKDVWVWQPVKRAGEPTGDWKYVRAAWTKPQWSGRGTERVISKPSAPGKNLLMILEQLEAAKTKDLWRKIVALNIRHVGPVASQALAEEFDSLALMRQASLAQLSDVDGVGDIIGSSFLNWFEEPWHLNIVDRWQDAGVDFVRQEQHTAVAQTLSGLTIVATGSLTNFTRDGVKEAINAAGGKATGSVSKKTDVVVVGDNAGSKAAKAEELGIPILTEEQFEELLATGVMPATN
- a CDS encoding sensor histidine kinase produces the protein MTMEEFNRSPSLSDTAFASFVGITGCIPLLISYSSLSPIQIVQLWLLSVSGAAIVSVRRSDANPANIIFIVYLLFRCLFYPSALMALDVIVLIMVYSASVHARLAIAIIVILSALGALGLLWVQYLPRHTWQDATFFICLLGLVGTTALAGLARRSQLDQALKFQAAQNLLQQETIENQHGAVVRERTRIARDLHDIVAHTLGVVIAQADGGRYAGRKNPEQALHALDTIADMSRAALTDIRSIVGVFT
- a CDS encoding sensor histidine kinase gives rise to the protein MSPQPVTHDIDSLVSRVKESGYNIAFIQLGSIHSLPAGIGNVLYRICQESVTNAMKHGGPQISIVIKLEWHETEVTLSVIDNGRGASVPNDGKGNGIIGMTERAALFGGTLDAGARPGGGFIVRATIPYDRKP
- a CDS encoding response regulator, which produces MTENKIRVGLVDDMDLMRSGLTMVIDSLDDMQVVLSASDGQQALNRLQSVPVDVILMDVRMEGMDGLTATRQITSTKLPTGVDPKIIILTTFDEDDYMMEGIRAGASGFLLKDAPTERMIEAIRTIYRGDAVIAPSTTRRLVDRLASETYRIHASCPAILDVLTDREREVFHLIARGLTNTEIAERLFVAEATVKTHVTRIFAKLGVRDRVQSRCSSIRGWDRYSRTRRSLTN
- a CDS encoding ATP-binding cassette domain-containing protein gives rise to the protein MTPRDREIKNVSMSFENGKFSAILGPNGSSKSLLIDVLGGLYPVSTRTSYYLVHRYYSKHLA